Proteins encoded by one window of Branchiostoma floridae strain S238N-H82 chromosome 6, Bfl_VNyyK, whole genome shotgun sequence:
- the LOC118418258 gene encoding putative uncharacterized protein DDB_G0281733 — protein MVDIPSCPPSPCHRVAAAMREVLPSPGDVSPPPLPDDDQPQSSLFFYDDIFIPYIPFHEIPFDIDPADNNVVYLPAEYDHERDHPLLFPDDNRYHDDSDDNRYHYDFVDNRCSPEPDNDRYRLDPTDNRYHDDSDDNRYHDDSDDNRHHYDFVDNRCSSEPDNDRYRLDPTDNRYHDDSDDNRYHDDSDDNRHHYDFVDNRCSPEPDNDRYRLDPTDNRYHDDSHDNR, from the coding sequence ATGGTTGACATCCCGTCCTGCCCTCCGTCCCCCTGTCACCGCGTTGCGGCCGCCATGCGCGAGGTCCTGCCTTCCCCTGGCGAcgtctcgcccccccccctcccagatGACGACCAGCCTCAATCGTCCCTGTTCTTCTATGATGACATCTTCATCCCCTACATTCCATTCCACGAAATTCCATTCGACATTGACCCCGCCGACAACAATGTCGTTTACCTGCCGGCCGAATATGACCACGAACGTGACCACCCCCTACTCTTTCCTGACGACAACCGCTACCACGATGATTCTGACGACAATCGCTACCACTATGACTTTGTTGACAACCGCTGCAGTCCTGAACCTGACAATGACCGTTACCGCCTTGATCCTACCGACAACCGCTACCACGATGATTCTGACGACAATCGCTACCACGACGACTCTGATGACAATCGCCACCACTATGACTTTGTTGACAACCGCTGCAGTTCTGAACCTGACAATGACCGTTACCGCCTTGATCCTACCGACAACCGCTACCACGATGATTCTGACGACAATCGCTACCACGACGACTCTGACGACAATCGCCACCACTATGACTTTGTTGACAACCGCTGCAGTCCTGAACCTGACAATGACCGTTACCGCCTTGATCCTACCGACAACCGCTACCACGATGACTCTCACGACAACCGCTAA